A genomic window from Solanum stenotomum isolate F172 chromosome 10, ASM1918654v1, whole genome shotgun sequence includes:
- the LOC125841370 gene encoding heat shock factor protein HSF8-like, with the protein MGSTSMDAGGSSPVPEPTPSPVASANTLPPFLMKTYDMVDDPSTDKIVSWSPTDSSFVIWDPPEFAKELLPKYFKHSNFSSFVRQLNTYGFRKVGSDNWKFSNDGFLRGQKHLLKNISRRKPAHGQSQQQQQQLHGQSASVGACVEVGNFGLEKEVEWLKRDKNVLMQELVKLRQHQQTTDNQMQTMVQNLQIMEQRQQQMMSFLAKAVNSPGFLAQFVQQQNDNNKRKMEGNKKRRIRQDIPSDDHSVSPADGQLVKYQPIMNEAAKGMLRQIPKLDSSPRLENFSNSPESSPIGDAFDGRSNNRISGVTLQEVSPAFSQPFASATSAIAGQSSLSANIQFSESSSLVGAQDLPPILPFSSDMIMPVPSQLEEIVPENNMDINGTERGHDSFMDPTLWGNGELPLENDIFPPDLQIKWESALIDDIGEPPSVGDPSWEKFLQSLYPTETEEMGSVEIENIKTTEAEPLENGWYNVQHMENLTEQMGLLTSNAKKV; encoded by the exons ATGGGTTCTACTTCAATGGACGCCGGAGGAAGTTCTCCGGTACCGGAACCAACACCGTCGCCGGTGGCTAGCGCAAATACGCTACCACCTTTTTTGATGAAGACTTATGATATGGTTGATGACCCGAGTACTGACAAGATCGTTTCATGGAGTCCTACCGACAGTAGCTTTGTGATTTGGGATCCACCGGAGTTCGCCAAGGAGTTACTGCCTAAGTATTTCAAGCACAGTAACTTCTCCAGTTTCGTTCGTCAGCTGAACACTTAT GGCTTTAGAAAGGTTGGTTCGGACAACTGGAAATTTTCTAATGATGGATTCCTAAGAGGTCAAAAGCATCTGCTTAAAAATATTAGCAGGCGCAAGCCTGCTCATGGACAGAgtcagcagcagcagcagcaactGCATGGTCAGAGTGCGTCGGTTGGGGCTTGTGTCGAAGTTGGAAATTTTgggcttgagaaagaggttgaGTGGCTGAAGAGGGACAAGAATGTGCTTATGCAGGAGTTGGTTAAGCTGAGACAACATCAGCAGACTACCGATAATCAGATGCAAACCATGGTGCAGAACCTTCAGATTATGGAGCAGCGGCAGCAACAGATGATGTCTTTCCTGGCAAAAGCTGTTAACAGCCCTGGATTCTTGGCACAGTTTGTACAGCAGCAAAATGACAACAATAAGCGCAAGATGGAAGGAAACAAGAAACGTAGGATTAGACAGGATATTCCTTCAGATGATCATTCTGTTAGCCCTGCTGATGGACAACTTGTAAAGTACCAACCTATAATGAATGAGGCAGCGAAAGGAATGCTCAGGCAGATACCGAAACTAGATTCTTCTCCTAGGTTAGAGAACTTCAGCAACAGTCCTGAAAGTTCACCGATTGGTGATGCATTCGATGGCAGAAGTAACAATCGGATTTCAGGAGTCACTCTTCAGGAAGTTTCACCTGCTTTTTCGCAGCCATTTGCAAGTGCAACTTCAGCTATTGCAGGACAAAGTTCATTGTCTGCCAACATTCAGTTTTCAGAGAGCAGTTCCCTGGTTGGAGCTCAAGATTTGCCACCTATTTTACCATTTTCGTCAGATATGATTATGCCTGTGCCCTCACAGTTAGAAGAAATTGTGCCTGAAAACAATATGGATATTAATGGAACAGAGAGGGGCCATGATTCTTTCATGGATCCCACATTGTGGGGAAATGGAGAATTGCCATTGGAAAATGATATTTTCCCCCCCGACCTTCAAATCAAGTGGGAAAGTGCTTTGATTGACGATATTGGAGAGCCTCCTAGTGTGGGTGATCCCTCCTGGGAAAAGTTTCTTCAAAGCCTATACCCTACTGAGACAGAAGAGATGGGCTCggttgaaatagaaaatattaagacTACTGAAGCAGAGCCGCTAGAAAATGGATGGTACAATGTTCAGCACATGGAAAATCTTACTGAGCAAATGGGGCTACTAACATCAAACGCTAAAAAAGTATGA
- the LOC125843049 gene encoding uncharacterized protein LOC125843049 yields MSSSAVEPESPDLVCQLDNVQGVVDALTSVRWKRQQDAVLELSEHGIVLIVEETACLQAKVYLQRELFVRYEYSAEGRPRFGVSLGLFVDCLNTFSVQGHSSAIELRYPGPDMQLLLKSVESSDSCTYAEIRTRIPDTISWDYNFEPAGSTPLSFTVKSAALKEAIDDLEWPGSSIHLILQPTPPSVTFRGEGHGDLQIDFMCQANTDLLVAFHCDREISHRYKYKFLRATTSNIPSSVIRDNRGSKLTIGRGGMLKVQHLVSVAKPAIPHPHVDSAGYQQPSRIAYIEFFVKPEVDEDDANDT; encoded by the exons ATGAGCTCGTCGGCGGTTGAGCCGGAATCTCCCGATCTAGTGTGCCAGCTTGACAACGTTCAAGGCGTCGTCGATGCTCTCACTTCCGTTCGCTGGAAACGCCAACAG GATGCAGTATTGGAGTTATCGGAACACGGCATAGTGTTGATTGTTGAGGAAACCGCTTGTCTTCAGGCCAAAGTTTACTTGCAACGAGAG TTATTTGTTCGGTATGAATATAGCGCAGAAGGGAGGCCGCGTTTTGGAGTGAGCTTAGGGTTATTTGTTGATTGTCTGAATACATTTTCAGTTCAAGGACATTCAAGTGCTATTGAACTACGCTATCCTGGTCCTGATATGCAGCTTCTTCTCAA GTCTGTTGAATCTTCAGATTCTTGTACTTATGCGGAAATCAGAACAAGGATTCCTGATACAATATCATGGGACTACAATTTTGAACCTGCTGGAAGTACTCCTCTCAGTTTTACTGTGAAG TCTGCAGCTCTAAAGGAAGCCATTGATGACCTTGAGTGGCCAGGATCAAGCATTCATCTTATCCTACAGCCTACACCACCATCAGTTACATTTAGAGGTGAAGGCCATGGTGACTTACAG ATAGACTTTATGTGTCAAGCAAACACGGATCTTCTGGTTGCATTTCATTGTGACCGGGAAATCTCTCACAG GTATAAATACAAATTTCTCCGTGCTACAACCTCAAACATACCCAGCAGTGTCATCCGGGATAATCGAGGAAGTAAACTGACCATTGGTAGAGGGGGAATGCTCAAAGTTCAGCATCTGGTCTCAGTTGCAAAACCAGCAATACCACACCCGCATGTCGATTCTGCCGGCTATCAGCAACCCAGCCGTATTGCTTATATTGAATTCTTTGTCAAGCCAGAGGTAGATGAAGACGATGCGAATGATACATAG